Below is a window of Malus domestica chromosome 13, GDT2T_hap1 DNA.
ATAAGGGGGTCTAAGTGATCAAAACCACTCTGAATTGGCGGGGAAAGAATTACATATATTTCCAAGTATGTCCACATTAGTATTTTCTAATCATTAGCATTATGACCATAAATCCTCTGAAATTCTACCACTTCAGAAAATTAAGAAGCAAGAATACAAACCTTAAAGGGTAGGTAAGCAGATCTTTGAAGCCCTCCACCTCTGTTGGTGTTATATCTTGAGGCATAGTTAAGTGGAATTTTCCTTTCTGCTTCCTGAAACCCTTTGTTTAGATTATTGCAAATGTTTCTCGACATCCAGAAAGCAGATATTTGTATTAAAAGAAGCATTTACCTGAACATATACAATACCAAGGACCAATACAAAGAAGGAGACAGCTATGGTGGCAAGTCCAACATAGTTACCATCCTGAAATGCCTGCGCAACAGTCCTACCAATGGATGCTGGAAAGTATGAGATAATGCTTGTGAATATCAAAAGAGATGTGCCATTTCCGAGTTTTAGGTCTGTGATTCGTTCGCCAATGTAAGTTGTCAATACTGAGCCAAGTGTCAATAAGGTAACAGAAGAGATAACCCACTCTGTACTGAAGTCATTGACATATGGACGAAGGTAGAATACTTGGCCAATTGCCTTCCATTAAAAAAGAGGCAGATATAAGCACACTGCAAGAATATCTCaagaaataataatttttaaaaagtcATGCACAGACAGCATATTCAAAAGTTATATTTTGATGTACACAAGGGAATTTTCAGAACTGGGTGCACATATTAACCTTCCAGACTGCCCCAATATCTTACAGTGAACTGCATACTTAGATTCCAGATTCATCTAGAGTATTCACCATTTTTCCTAAtaaaaactacccaaaaccatCAGACACCGAACTACCCTCAGTTTTCATTACTTTTACTTTGAGTTCTCACGATACCATATTTTCATGAATACCAACGTTTCATCCTAACACTTATGTACTATTGTCATTTGTCACTATCACTGGGATGATATCAACACCACCATCATGCCACTTGTATCACCACATCATTCTAGCTTGAGTCCTTGACTATCAGTACTTCCTGTGTTGCCACCATAACTAGCAACTACTATTGTTGTAGTGCTTATCAATACAACTCTTTCCCTAGATATTTAACTGAATCCTCAATTACTTCTAGCAAAACAATGATATACATGCAAATAGATTGCAAGTTCCAAATGTtgtcatcaaaacatatattatcatTTTGATTAATGAGTGCAGCAATTGAAAAGAAAGGCCTAACTCCCTAACCTGGACTATGGCAAACCCAACTGAAGCATATTGAGTATACCGAagaattttctttcttcctgCTTCTCCTTCTCTTTTCTGAAGATCCTGCAACTTGGGATAAATTTGTGCAAGAAGCTGGAAGACAATCGAGGCATTGATGAATGGAACAATACCAAGTGAACATATCCCAAGTcttccaatgcctcctccagaGAAAGAATCCAAGGTGCTCAATAAACTATTACCGTCCAAATTTCCAACAAAAGCCTCACGGTTAACCCCACCAAGAGGTATATATATCCCGAGTCGAGACAAGGCCAGATATGCCAACAGCTTGAGGAACTTTCCGGGTAATGGGCCTTTAAAGAAGTCTCCAAAATCAATGGAACTGTCCTCTATTGCAGCTGTGAATGTCAAAGTATTCTAATCAACTGCTGTAAACTACAAATTTTAACTGCAACTTGAAAATATCTAAGGATCTTAAGCTATATTACTTATTCTTTACGAAACAAACCTGCCAAGCCTCTAGCTGAAGTGGGTTTCTCCTTCTTCGAACTTGAGGCACTCTCAAACGTTTGTGATAATATGCCTACGAAACTTTCCCATGTAGCATTTACACCAGAATTGACATCTGAATTTATACCCAAGGGATCAAAAACTGAGGCTTCTGAGCTgcaaaataacttaaatcagCTCGATAACTTTCATATCTATATAATTCAGCTTTATAGTTCTAGGAAATACTTCAAGCcgtctttttttcttcttttcttttaaattgtacacaaaacaaattgaattcatacAGTATCGCGTAGCTTTCACTTTGATTGAATGCATTTCAAGATTCAATGGTCAAATATGCACTTGAGGTTGCAAATTGAGAGGGAATACTATCAATATTTTCGAATCCCAATTCTATCTAATCCAAACCATCAATTTAAATTTCTTGCTATTCTAACTGCTGCACTTGAGAATGGAAAAGtgtaaacaaacaaagaaacaaacagaGACTATAAAATCGTCACTGAAAACATGCGTTACAAACCAAAATCCAAAAGCCCAAGTGGGAGAAAACTCCAGAATTCCgtcaaaagaagaaggaaatgagAAATTACCGGCTGGAGAGAACGCCAAGCTTCCAAGATGTAGTGGTGGAGTTGGGTTTTCTCCGAACGGAGAAGCTGGTTTTGCAGACCGATCTTTTCAGTGCTGTAGAGGGTGAGGGAGTAAGATGAGAGAAGCTGTGGTTATGGCTATGGCTACGGCTATGGCTATGGCTACGGCTATGGGGGTTGTTGAAGCAAagcggagaagaagaaaaggctCCTCTGAGCGTTATCAACATTATTATCTTTTGCTGCTCTCAACTCTCTCCCCCTTtccctctctttccctctctttccctctctttccCTCTGTGTGTCTGCTCTGTCGCTGGTCGCAGTCGCTCTCACACTCACTAGTCAGTGGCTAAGGCTTGTGTGTTTTTCACGCTATATTCCACCTTATTGtcctcttgtttttctttttttctttttttttattaacaaacaatattaactaaattacattttaccttcTTAGGTTTAgggtcgatttcaattccttataatatttttaaaatatttcactttcatacctcaagtactattttatttcaatataatagctctgttacatttttcatccattgatcctTTAAGAGCTGACGTGCCTACCACATTTGCGCTGACGTGGCTGCCGCATTTGTGCCAcatgacaaaaaaataattttttattcatttcaaAGATTATAATATTTTTCCCTATtacgaaaaaaagaaaaaaaaaaaaaaacccattatTCTTCTCGTAGCCTtccccttccctgcaacccaaacACCAtatcccaccccaccccacccccacctcctCCGCAACCCTAACTCTAGACTGCTCACACCCCGAATCCCTCGAATTCGACCACGTCGACGACCTCACGTCCCTTAACCCCTTCTCTCATCCTCTCTCCTCAAACTCCTTCACGAACCTCCGCCACGACAACTTTCTGCTCCCGCTGCCTTCGCACCTAGACCTATCCCGctcccatccaaaaaccccaGAAAAAATCGCATCAACCACACTTTTATTGCCAAACTATCTCGAACTTGAAAGTCCCAACCGTCGTCGAACCGCAAGACGATTGCCTAAACTCAGCTCAACAAATCTACCCaaattcacaaattccacaATCTGAGGATCCAAATCTACACCCATAAACCCAAAcacaaaacaatgaaaaaaacaagggaaagaaagatggaaactTTATCCAATTACCAGAGCGGGCATGAAGGAGGTGGAAAGGGCAGTAGAAGCTTGGGTGAGGGAAGCCATTGGAGTCGACAGAGGAGAGATCTGATTTCGGAAGAAGTGAGAAATGGCGTCGGCCTGGTTTGTGATGGCGTGGGGGGTTGCGGGGGCTTCGACCATGGAGTGAGAAGGTAGGGAGGGTTGTTAGGGGTTGCGGGggaggtggggggggggggggggtggggtgggatggggTGTTTGGGTTGTAGGGAAGGGGAAGGCTACGGGAAgaagagagtttttttttttttaatagggaaaaatattataatatttgaaatgaataaaaaataatttttttgccacgtggcacaaatgtggcagccacgttagCTCTTAACAGacaaatggatggaaaatgtaaatgaggtattatattgaaataaaatagtacttgagatatgaaagtgaaatattttaaagatgttgtaaggaattgaaatcgactCCAAATCTGaggtggtaaagtgtaatttaccctatctTATTAACCATAATAATGAACTAactataataatgtggttcaaatttgtctttaacgagaattgaacttaagacctctcagtTACGAATGAAAAACAAtacactagaccgtagtactaagtgatttCTACATCTTATTCTTTACttataatttttattctttctttcttatttaaatttttatttatttaaaaattaaagataTAGAGGAAAGTTAACTACCCACTAATTTCTTAGATTATAAATGATTTACCTTTTTGTCTTCTACTTTACATACAAaattattaagaaaaataataagaatatacaGTTATTTGTACATGTTCTATCACCTCTATACAACTTTGCTCTCCTAATTAAATCTCATTCGCACATTCGTGAAAAATCATGTACGGGACCTCTATAAGAGAACAATTTATATAGCACATGTACATCGTCATGTGGTATCCCCCGTGCCAATGAAACAACGATATGTAAATAAAAACTTACAcatatctttattttattagcaCGGAATCCCTGTGTATCAAATAAGTCATCTTCCTATAATAAAGGTATGATAATATGGTATGATCATGTTACACAATATAGCATTACACAATAGAATCATTCTAGCATTATCcgtttttttcaacaaaaaagaaaaaacattaaGAGAAACTTATTAGGATCAGATATAACCTCAAGAAGATAAGCCTCCATTTATGGAGGAGCTTCCTCCATGGACacattaattacaaaaattacatGAAATAGAAAAAATTTCAATCTATGAGCAACAAAATTACAACGTCGTGAACCATATAGTTTCAATCACTTACATTTAATTAAACCATCAGCCTATTAGCTTCATCAATTCAGTGCCCATCAGCACCTCGACTCTCTTCAATCAATAAGAAATTTTGCAATTCAAAAATATCTGCCATAACTTCGTCACAGTCATGACCACCATCAATTTCACCCAATCATTTTTAATGATGGCACCAACAACACTACCAACTCCATATTTGGAAACATTCAATTTGAATATAATTGTAAGAAGGGGATTCCAATTACTCAATTGATTCTTCCTTATTGGTTTGTATGAATTCAGCAAGGAGTGATTTTAGCCTTCCAAATTAATTGTCCACCCCTTCACACTTCTTGTTAAATACTAGATAAACATCTCCAATTCAACTTTTGACAACGAGTGAAAAGCCCTATTTCATAATTCCTCAAACTACGCATTAGGAGATCATTTTAAAGCATCCTTAAATTAGGTTTTCTCCACACATATACCGCAAAATAGCAAATCCTAACTGCAATGATACAATCACGTTGTTGTTTGCCTACGAACCACTATACAAATCACGAACAAGAATGTTACCAAAAGGAGGATTCAGTTGCATCTAGCCCATCTAGATTGCCTACATACCTTGTACCAATGCACATGGATCAAACCACCGTAGTTCTTAGTAGACTCCTAAGTTTAAGATCAAAGGCGATACCCTAGAGGCGAAACTAAGAGAGAAACAGATTATTGGAAGAGTAGAGAGCTTTGCTTCTACTCTCTAAAGCTAAGAGAATTGTTTCTCAAGTCATTGTTAGTCCGTATCACCGGACTACAGTCCCTAATGATTATCTTGGTATTACAAACATTTCAGGATTTGTTTTTTGACAACTTTCATTTCTTCGTACAactatttgtaagtgaagaatctaTAGACATCCAAAATTTCGGTAAAACTAATGTTCACCAACATATTAAATTTTGACTCGTTGGGACTTACGTGGCACATACCATAAGTCGCACAAATTGCACACATGGCAAATGACTCATCAAAGTTGGGATGAATTA
It encodes the following:
- the LOC114820485 gene encoding preprotein translocase subunit SCY1, chloroplastic, which encodes MLITLRGAFSSSPLCFNNPHSRSHSHSRSHSHNHSFSHLTPSPSTALKRSVCKTSFSVRRKPNSTTTSWKLGVLSSRSEASVFDPLGINSDVNSGVNATWESFVGILSQTFESASSSKKEKPTSARGLAAAIEDSSIDFGDFFKGPLPGKFLKLLAYLALSRLGIYIPLGGVNREAFVGNLDGNSLLSTLDSFSGGGIGRLGICSLGIVPFINASIVFQLLAQIYPKLQDLQKREGEAGRKKILRYTQYASVGFAIVQAIGQVFYLRPYVNDFSTEWVISSVTLLTLGSVLTTYIGERITDLKLGNGTSLLIFTSIISYFPASIGRTVAQAFQDGNYVGLATIAVSFFVLVLGIVYVQEAERKIPLNYASRYNTNRGGGLQRSAYLPFKVNSSGVMPIIFSTSSLALPGTIARFTGLAALKNAAVALNPGGSFYLPTNILLIAFFNYYYTFLQLDPDDVSEQLKRQGASIPLVRPGKSTAAFLKTVLSRISVLGSAFLAILAAGPSVIEQVTHLTAFRGFAGTSVLILVGCATDTARKVEAEIISQKYKNIEFYNIDKYGP